The segment CACTTAGCCTCTGCGCACTTCGCGCACGTCGCCTGTTCCGGCACGAATTTTTAAGATTAATCCTGGATTCATCGCAGACGGCACATTAAAAAAAGTGTGCGCCAGATTCAACTATAATATTGAAAAATCGCTGCTTTAGCCGCGAACGTGATGAAAGGAGCCTGTTAATGCCCACTCTCCATCAGCCGTTAATGATCGTTACCGACCTGGATGGTTCATTGCTCGACCATCACACCTATCGCTGGGATGCGGCCAGTGAATGGCTTGCCACGCTGAAACAGCAGGCCGTGCCGCTGGTGATCTGTTCCAGTAAAACGGCCGCCGAGATTATTCCGCTGCAGAAAAGGCTGGGTATCAGCGGCTCGCCCTTTATTGCGGAGAACGGCGCCGTGGTACAGACGCACGATCAGCAGCGGGTTCGCCTGGATGACACGCAGACCTATGAGGCGATCTGCGAACGGCTGGCCGCCATGAAAGCCACCTGGCGCTTCACCGGTTTTCATGACTTCTCCGACCCGGACGTGGCTTCAATGACCGGCCTGAGCGAGGCAGATGCGGCGCTGTCGCGTCAGCGCGACGCCTCCGAGGTGGTGGTCTGGCGCGACAGTGAGGAGGCGCTGGCGCAGTTTCGCGAGGCGCTGGGCGCTGAAGGCCTGGCCCTGACTCAGGGTGGCCGTTTCTGGCATGTGATGCCCGCGGGCTGCGGCAAGGGCCAGGCGCTGCGCTGGCTGCTGGATCACTCACCCGGTGAGTCGCGCGTCACCATCGGTCTGGGCGACGGGCCCAACGATGCCCCGATGCTGGATGCGGTGGACTACGCCGTGGTGATCCGGGGCTACAGTAAAACACCGGTCACCCTTACCCGCACCGATCAGCAGCAGGTTTATCACACGGCGCATCACGGCCCTGAGGGCTGGCGTGAAGGGCTGGACTATTTTTTGACTCAACCTCAATAAGCTGCCCGCGGGCATTAAAAGGATGATGCGATGAGTGACTTTTATCAGAATGGCGTAATCACCAATTTCCACAATCTGACCCACCGCAGCGTGGAGTCGCTGGAAAAAGAGATGGTACGCTTTGCCCGCAAACGCAAAATGGGGCTGATCCTGCCATCGCTGTTTTCCGAACTTGAAGGCCCGGCACTGACGAATATCGTCGATGAGCTGGCGAAAGTGCCCTATCTGGACGAAATTGTCATCGGTCTGGATCGGGCTGACCGCGACCAGTTTCTCTATGCGCGCGAATTTTTCTCCCGGCTGCCGCAGCGGCATCGCATTCTGTGGAATGATGGCCCGCGTCTGAAGGCTATTGATGCCGAGCTGGATAAGGAGGGTTTATCCCCTACCCAGCCCGGCAAGGGACGTAACGTCTGGTTCTGCACCGGTTATACGCTGGCATCCGACCGCACCAGCTGCGTCGCCCTGCATGACTGCGATATCGTCACCTACGAGCGCGGAATGCTGGCCCGCCTGCTCTACCCGCTGGCTAATCCGGCCTTTCAGTATGAGTTCTGCAAAGGCTTCTACGCACGCGTGGCCGACGGCAAGCTCAATGGCCGCGTAGGACGGTTGCTGGTCGGCCCGCTGCTGCGCTCGCTGCAGAAAGTCTACGGTCATTCCGAGTATCTGGATTATCTGTCGAGTTTCCGCTATCCCCTGTCCGGCGAGTTTGCCATGCGGACGCATGTGCTGAACGGCATCAAAATTCCGGGAGACTGGGGGCTGGAGATCGGTGTGCTGTCGGAGATTTACCGTAACTATACTACCCGCCAGTCATGTCAGGTGGAGATCGCCGATAACTACGATCACAAGCATCAGCCGCTGGCGGAAGATGATGGCACCGGCGGCCTGAAACGCATGAGCAGTGACATTGTTCAGTCGCTGCTGCGTAAGCTCGCCACGATGGGTGTGCCGCTGACCAGTGACTCGTTCCGGGTGCTGAAGGCGACCTACTACCGTAATGCGCTGGATATGATGGAGACCTATAACCATGAGGCGGCGATGAACGGCCTGAAGTTTGATCAGCATGTCGAGGAAGCGGCGGTGGAGATGTTCACCCAGTCGATCCTGGAAGCGGGTCAGGCCTTTATCGAACGGCCTAACGACAAACCGTTTATTCCGAGCTGGAGCCGGGTGCAGTCTGCGTTCCCGGACGTCTTACAACGCATCTACCAGGCCGTTGAAGAGGATAACGACGGCAACGTCTGAAGCTGAGCGGGCGGCACAGAGTGTGCCCGCCACCGCGTTTTGCTCACCGGGCCTGCCTGGTCGTCAGACCTGCAGGCCTGAGCCCGCCAGCTGCTGCGCCGGTGCTGTCGCACACAGCTCATCGCTGCGGAAAGCTTCACTGCGCACCGCGTAGCCGTCATACCAGCGGCACTCGACCATGCCACTGGCGTAGCCGGTCACCACCATTGTCTGGCCCTCTTCCTTGTGTTGCACTTCCTCACTGATTGCAAAAACCATGATGCGCTCCTTTTACGAATGTTAATAACCGGGGTGATGATTTCCTTTATAGCAGGCGAACGGGGTTCCTGCCTGTTAAGGCACGCAAAAAAAGGGCAAATTCAGAATTAAGCAGAGAGATATGCGGAAAATAAACAAAGCGGATAAAAAATATTACCCGCTTTGAGGAAAGGTTAAGGCGCTGACGTCAGATCTTGCACCCTTCGCAGTCGGCTTCGTCACCGAGATCGTCCGGCACTTCGCTGGCTTTTTTCTCCGCTTTCGCTTCAGCCTGCTCCAGTTGTGCGTCGATATCAAATTCAAACATGTCGTCGTTCATCGTCATTCTCCTGACCGTAAATCAAAGTGCGCTTTATACCGATTTTCCGCGCACTCTGGCAATAAGGTTAACCACTAACAGCACGATCGACCCAATGATAAAGCCGAGCACCAGGTTAGCACCGTTGCTGAGCAGCATCGCGATCCAGCCATTGAAGCCGCCGCTGACCTCTTCAATCAGATGATGCAGTGGCGCGATGCCGTGCACCACAATGCCGCCGCCGACCAGGAACATCGCAATCGTGCCGACCACCGTGAGGATCTTCATCAGCCAGGGCGCGGCAGCCAGCAGCACACTGCCGATGCCCTGTGCCAGGCGGGACGATTTTTCACGCAGCCAGAATCCCAGGTCATCGATTTTCACAATCGCCGCGACGATGCCATAGACGCCGATAGTGACCAGAATCGCGATGCCCGCCAGAATAATCACCTGATTCAGCAGCGGGGACTCTGAGACGATCCCCAGGGTGATGGCGACGATCTCCGCAGAGAGAATAAAATCGGTCCGCACCGCACCTTTGATTTTTTTCTTTTCAAACTCTGCCGCGTTCTGATTCGCCAGCGAATCCAGTCGCTGCTGACGCGCTTCCGGTGATTTGCTCTGCCTGTCGTGCTGCAGGCTGTGCAGCACCTTTTCCACGCCTTCGTAGCAGAGATAGGCACCACCAATCATCAGCAGCGGCGTGATCAGCCAGGACGCAAACGCGGAGATGATCAGCGCCAGCGGCACCAGAATCAGTTTGTTAAGAAACGATCCTTTGGCCACACCCCAGACCACCGGCAGCTCGCGATTGGCTTTGACGCCCGTGACCTGCTGGGCATTCAGTGACAGGTCGTCACCCAGCACCCCCGCCGTTTTTTTCGCCGCCACTTTGCCCATGACGGAAATATCATCCAGAAGTGTTGCAATATCATCAAGTAAAGTGAGTAAACTGGTTCCCGCCAAAATCTTATCCTTAGTCTGGTTCGTTATGTTGACAACATGGGCAGCGCTCAATTTCCGTCACGGTCATCTCGGCGATGCCCTCACAATCCCACTCTACCCGCACCGTCTCACCTGCTGTGCCTTCCGCATGCAGATATTTACTGACCGGACTTTCGGTCATGCCGGTGATCGCCTCCGTGGCAATCAGTCTCTCGCCGCTATAGACCCGCGCGGTCGCTTTGGTGTTGACCATCCGCTCGTCACGGATCTGATAAAGGCGTTTTACCGTCAGTTTTATGCTGCTCATTTCGGCCTCCTGGCCACGGAGAAAGCGCAGATCTAACCAATTATGTCCGGGATTAGCAATCTGCGTGGTAATGATGAATGCCCTGATGATCGATCTCGGCGCTCTCTGACATCACCAGCAGCCACTCCTCCAGCCGCTCCAGCAGATCCTGATCCGTCAGGCGCAGTCTGCCCCGCAGCGCACACTCCCAGATGATCAGCACCTTCCAGCCCGCCTCCTGCAACTGGCGTACGTAACGCCGATCGCGCTCAACGTTACTGTTAATTTTTCCGGTCCAGAACTCGGTGCGCGTTGCGGGCAGCTTAAAGAGATAGCAGTGATGACGATGCCAGAAGCAGCCATGCACAAAAATAATTGCCTGCTGGTCGGTCAGAACGAAGTCGGGCCGTCCCGGCAGATTTTTATCCTGCACGCGGTAGCTGAAGCCACGGTCTTTCAGCAGCAGCGCAATACGCTGCTCAATGGCCGTATCCTGAGCGCGAATCGCACGCATATTCTTGCTGCGTGTTTCGCTGGAGTGAACATCAGCCATAACCTCTCCTTTTTTGCTGGTTATGTAACTTTAGCCTGCGCCGCGAAAAGCGAAAGTCGCCGCCGGTTGACTCTGGATGCGGGGCCGTAAAAGCAGAAGATTCCGGGGTGCCACTGCAGGGCACATCCCGGAATTTCCCTGCAGCGCCGGGAGTGATAGCATAGGCGCCTTACTGTTAAGGAAAAATGCATGCATCCCGCCCTCCTCGCTGAACCACTCTCTGCCGCCCCTTCCTCTGCCGATAGCGCTGAACTCGTGCAGCAGGTGCTGGAAATCTATTCGGTGCGTGATCTCACGGCCCGCCTGCAGCAGGCTGGCTTTACCGGCTGGACGCCAGCCCTGCTGAACCGGGTACGTCAGGGTAAAAGCGCCCTGCCACCGCTGTGTGAGGCAGAGTTGCTGCTGCTGCAGTCACTGCTGCCGTCGCGGCCCGCCCATTATGACGATCCCGAATTTCGTTTTATCGATCTCTTTGCCGGGATTGGTGGTATTCGCAAAGGCTTTGAGGCGATTGGCGGCAAGTGCGTTTTCACCAGTGAATGGAACAAAGAGGCGGTGCGCACCTATAAAGCGAACCACTACAGCGATCCGCTGGAGCATCACTTCAATACCGATATCCGTCAGGTCACCCAGCCGGAAGGGCTGACCGGTGATGACGAGATCTATCGGGCAATTGATGCCGCCATCCCCGATCATCAGGTGCTGCTGGCGGGTTTTCCCTGCCAGCCCTTTTCACTGGCAGGCGTCAGCAAAAAGAATGCGATGGGTCGCGCACATGGCTTTGAGTGTCAGGTTCAGGGCACGCTATTTTTCGATGTGGCCCGCATCCTGGCTGCCAAAAAGCCGCCGTTCTTTGTGCTGGAAAACGTGAAGAACCTGAAAAGCCACGATAAAGGCCGGACCTTTGCGATTATCATGGAGACGCTGGATGAACTGGGTTATGACATCGCCGATGCCGGTGCTGTCAGCCCGGACGCCAAAGTGATCGATGCACGTCACTTTCTGCCCCAGCATCGCGAACGCATTGTGCTGGTGGGCATCCGTCGCGATCTGAAAAAGCAGGACTTTACGCTGCGCGATATCCGCCGCTTCTATCCCGCGCAGGTGCCGACCCTGCAGAGCCTGCTGGAGCACGCCCCGGACGACAAATATATCCTGTCGCCGGTGTTGTGGCGCTACCTCTATGAGTACGCGAAGAAACATAAAGCCAGAGGCAACGGGTTTGGTTTTGGCCTGAACGACCCGCGAAATCCTGACTGCTGCGTGCGAACGCTGTCAGCGCGCTATTACAAAGATGGTTCAGAAATCCTGATCGACCGTGGCTGGGACAATGCGCTGGGAGAAGCAGCGTTTCAGAATGCGGAAAATATGGCCCGCCGTCCGCGTCGTCTCTCGCCGCGTGAGTGCGCCCGCCTGATGGGGTTTGATGTGCCAGGCCAGGCGCCCTTCCGTATTCCGGTATCAGACACCCAGGCGTATAAGCAATTTGGCAATTCAGTGGTGGTGCCGGTGTTCGCCGCGGTGGCTCAGCTCCTGCTGCCGCATATCCGCCAGCTGACCTCGTCATCGCGCTGAATCGCGCTGAAAAAAACCCGTCTTTCGACGGGTTTCTGTTTTATTTCTTTTTCTTACCCTGCTTCTTCAGCAGCAGGCGAATCTGCTTCAGCTCGGTCGCGGTAAGCCCATCAGCCTTTTCATCAGCAGACGTTGCTTTCTCTGCTGACTCTTCAGTGATGTCCTGACTATCAATGGCCGGATGCGGATGCGTTTCCAGGCTGGCCTGTAAGCGCTGCACAATCTCCTGGCTCATTGAAATCTGATTTTCCAGCGCCAGCTGTTTGATCGTTTCTTTCAGTTCAGGGTCAATTTTAATCGTTAAATTAACAGTTTCGGTCATTGCGCCACTCCTTTTTGTTATTGCTACACGCTACCGGATGACCGTTTCGATTAACATACTGTCATAAAAATTTAATATTCGGTGCGCAACGGGGTGAAATCCCGCAGCACACCCTCATCGATTCCCACCAGATTGCCCTGGAGTTCGGCATAGAGCTTGGCCATGTACCGCACCAGAAAATCTGCGTTGTGTTCTGCCAGCATGCGACCTGTTTCCGTGTGCATTGTCTCCGGCAGGCGCAGCAGTTTCTTCTGGAAGTGATCCAGCGTCCATTTGACGTCATTCAGCTCGCGGTCTTTGCCCAGGGGATCCTGGCTGTCGAACAGCGGACGGTTAAGCGCACCCGCGGTATAAAAGACCCGCGCCAGCCCGATCGCACCCAGCGACTCCAGCCGGTCAGCATCCTGCACAATTTTCGCCTCCAGCGTCTGCGGCGGAATGCCGGCGCTGAAACTGTGCGTTTTCACGGCATGCATGACGGCTTCAATGCGCTCAGCCGGGAAGTCAGGAAAGTCCTGCTGCAGAATGCGCTGGGTTTCCGCTGCGGCATACGTTGAGGCGAGATGACGCTCCGGGTGATTCTTGGGCAGATTAACCACATCGTGGAAATAACAGGCGGTAAGCACCACCAGCGGATCGGCCGGTGTGCCGGTCATGATTCGCTGTGCGCTCATCCATACGCGCCGCAGATGGGCGATATCGTGTGCGCCATCATCGTGGATCCAGTTCGCCTGAAACCAGCTTTCGTAACGAGTCTGCCAGAGTGTAAGTGACATAGTCTGTCTCCCTGTAGTGATCGACAGCGGTTTCTCTGTCGTGATCAGTGCGCGAACGGCAAGCCATCATAGCGACTGGCTAATGACACTTTTTTTACAGTGCGGTCGAAAAGCGCGGCGCTGCCAGCGATTTCTGGCAGAAAAATGAGATCTGGATCATCTGTATAGCATCTCTGTTACACAATAACCGCAATTTCGGCGGTTTTCAGTCTTTCCTCAGTGAATTGCTGCTAAGAAAATTAGTTTAACAGGCGTAATGTTTTGTTCTGTCTGAGAACCCTTTACGGGTCCGTTTAAACTTTTTTTTTCATCATCGGTGATTGTAAAATTATGTGTGATGACAGGGGAAAAAAGCTGAAAAGGTTCCTATTTTTACCGTTATAACGTACTGTATCCGTGCTCTTCATCGCTTTCTGCCGCCTGGACAGAGAGCGTTGGTGCGCTTTTTGCATTTTGCTGGTTTTCAACTATCAAAGTGGCACTTTCAAAGTGACTGTCAGGCGACAAATTATTAAGCAGAATGATTTAAAGCCTTTATGATAACTCTCAGATGTGAAGCAAATGGACGTTTACAGCAGTAACCGGGTTCTACTAATAAAAAGAGGTAATCCATGAAAGAACGGCCGATTCTTTTTTCCGAACAGCGTGTTCGTGCCCTGTTGGTTGGCCAGCAAACACAAACCCGGCGCATTATGAAAACGCAGGCTTTTGGTCCGGGACAGGATCATCACGAAGGCGTACACGCTTTCGATGTGAGCGCGAACCATCTTCATGGCTATAAGATGATGTCGATGACGGACATCAGCTACCAGTGCCCGTATGGCAAACCCGGCGACATTCTCTGGGTGCGTGAAACCTGGCGTGGTCCCATGGTGCCAGAGCACGATCTGGCAGAATATGACCGCGACCCGACGCCGTTTCGTCAGCCGGAATTTTGCCAGTACCGGGCAGACAGCAACGAACTGGGTCAGCATGCGATGAGTACGCCGGAAGCCGAAGAGTTTGGCTGGCAGACCGCCATCCACATGCCGCGCTGGGCCAGCCGCATCAATCTGGAGATTACGGGCGTACGTGCGGAAAAAATTCAGGATATCAGTGAAGATGACATCATGGCGGAAGGCGTACAGACCGATTCGCACTTCCTCAATAATTTCTTCACCATGAACGTCAATTCGGAGTCGCCCAAAGAGGCGTACCGCAAAGCGTGGCAAAAACAGTACGGTGCCACCAGCTGGGAAGTTAACCCCTGGGTCTGGGTCATTGAATTTCAGCGTGTTGAACGCAAATAACCCGCCAGAACCACGCTTTGCGGGTTAAATCACAGACAACGGCCGCGCTAACGGGTTGAATAGGCCTTCAGCCCTGAAGTCAGAATCTGATGCCAGCATTCGATGCTGGCATTTTTATGTCTGGCGCGTCAGGATAGCCAGAGAGTCCGGTTCTGTGCAGGAGTTACGATGTTTAAATGGCCCTGGAAAACGCATAACGACAGGCTGGTTGCCTTGCCCTGGCAGCAGGGACTGGCGCAACCGATCTTCAGCCCGCTCAGTGAGGCCGAGCGGCAGACGCTGGTCGCGCTGGCGACGCGCTTTCTGCAACAGAAAAAGCTGGTGGTGATGGAAGGCGCTGAGCTGGATGAACTGCGCAGCGTGCGCATCGCCCTGCTCTTCTGCCTGCCGGTGCTGGAACTGGGCCTGGAGTGGCTGGACGGTTTTCATGACGTACTTATCTATCCTGAACCGTTCAGCGTGGCGGATCAGTGGCAGGATGAGGATGGGCTGGTTCACAGCTCACCCGCCGTTCATGCCGGACAGAGCTGGACGCAGGGGCCGGTGGTGCTCAACTGGCTCGATATTCAGGATTCGTTTGATCTCTCCGGTTTCAATCTGGTCATTCATGAAGTGGCCCACAAGCTGGATGCACGCGGCAGTGGTTACACCAGCGGCGTGCCCATGATGCCACTGCGCGATGTGGCGCAGTGGGAAAAAGATCTGCGTGCCGCGATGGCAGAGATTGAAACGGAAGTGGAACTGGTCGGTGAACAGGCAGCGACTCTCGATCCCTACGCCGCCAGCGATCCAGCGGAGTGCTTCGCCGTCCTCTCTGAATACTTTTTTACGGCCCCGGTTCTGCTGGCTGAACGCTTTCCGTCCATGTATCAGCATCTTCAGCACTTTTATCAGCAGGACCCTCTGAGCAGAATAACCGCAGAGACGGCCCAAAGTGCTTAAATCGTGATCGCTTTGCTTTAAAGCTAGCCAGTTGAATGATAATGTATTTTTTGCTGTTGACACCTTCGGGCGACGTCGTTAATATTCGCCTCGTTCCAACGATTCCTCTGTAGTTCAGTCGGTAGAACGGCGGACTGTTAATCCGTATGTCACTGGTTCGAGTCCAGTCAGAGGAGCCAGATTAGAAAAAGCAGATATCTCCGGATATCTGCTTTTTTGCTTTTCGGAAGCCGCAGATTTCTCCTGCGCACGCTTGTTGTCATCTCCCCTGCCGATAATGAAAAAGCCGCTGGCGTTAATTTTCTGCACAGCCGCAATTCCCTATTTCACCGGGCTACAGGCAAAGCGATCCGCTAAAAACCAGCCGTCAAAACAGACCGGCTGGCTTAGTCGACTGACAATATTATTCAGGGATCGTCAGCACCTGACCCGGTGCAATATGATCCGGGTTACTGAGGATGCCCTTATTCGCCTCAAAGATTTTCATATATTGCGCGCCATCATTGTAAAACTGTTTAGCGATTGCGCTCAGCGTATCACCGGACTTCACGGTATAGCTGCGCGTGCCCGCTGCCGTCGCGGGTTTATCTTCAACATTTTTATCAACAGCATTTAACAACTCACCGCCAATATTTTTAATATTATCCAGAATGCTCATATTTACTCCCCTATCGTTTCTGAAACGTTTACTTTAATTAAAAAAACAGGATTGCCAGACAATTACTTCGCGGCGTACGATACACCCGCTTTAATTTTGTGGATTAAACCACTGTTAAACGCGAATTAATTTTATAAAAAGAGGGATGTTGAGAATGGGTATATTGTCATGGGTTTTATTCGGACTGCTTGCCGGTGTCATCGCCAGATGCATCATGCCGGGTAAAGAGAACATGGGTATTTTTATGACCATTGTTCTGGGTATTATCGGCGCGCTGATTGGCGGTGCGGTCAGTACGGCGCTGGGCTTTGGCCAGGTCAGTGGTTTTAATATTTTCAGCATCGCGATTGCCACCGTCGGTGCCATTATTGTGCTGTTCGTTATTCATAAAATCAGAGCGTGCAAGCAGGCGTAACGGATTAATTTTCAGGGGATAGCAGAATGAGTTTACTGGATACTGTGCTGGCGATGTGCGGCCTGAATAATCAGACCAGTCAGGAAGTGAGAGGCGTGCTGGAGTGGGTTGAGCAGCAAGGCGGATTGCACACGATCGTCAGTCATCTTCAGAACGGCGAGTACAGCGAAGTGGTTAATTCCTGGCTCGGCGATCAGCAGAACGTTGCCCTGAGCAGCGATCTGGTGCAGAAGATGATTAACTCTGAGGCCATTGAACAGCTCGCTGCACGAATGGGCATTAACACCAGCGACGCACTGAACCTGCTGGTAAAATATCTGCCTCAGCTGGTTGATAAAGCCTCTTCCGCAGGCGTAATTGACAAGAAAGCCGATTTAACCGGGCTGGTCAGTCAGTTAACACACTAAGCGTAAGGCAACCGGGGGATAAAAGCCTGCGGCTAAAGTAGTGGGCTTTTATCTTTTGGGTTGGGTACATGGACTAATTTAGTCTATAAACAAAAGATTATCTGTTAACACGAACGCGGGCTGAGGGTATGACAACACCAATAGCCCGCTGACAATAAGCAACTCAGAAGGGAGTGATCATGGCTGACACGCATCCTCAGCCCGATACCCGCCACACCCATAACCGCCGCCAGCGAATCGCAGTTGCATTATTACAAAGTGGGATACCGGCCTAACAGGGGCCTGCCGAACCGGCTGCCACAGCTCACCATTAAAGGCCGCTGGCTGGAAGCGCTAGGATTTACGACCGGGCAGAAGATCGAGGTGATCACCGGGCCGGGACAGTTGAGCTTCCGGCTGGAGGGAGATGCATAACTGGCTGACCTATACTGTAAAACCCCAGCAAAATGAACTGGGGTTTGGTTGTCACTTACTAATAGAGATCACCTTTTAAATAAAGGTAAAAGGTGATAGGCAAACCAAAAAATCAGGCTTGCAGGAATAGTACCAAAGGTAGCACCTTTTAACCCACGCCATAAGTTATCAAAATAAAAGACGCCTTCAGTTAAATAACTTACTCCCTCAAAAAATATAAAAAAAACCACAACAACGAAACTCAATGCTAATTCAAATATCAAAAAAACCTTGGCTAGCACCATGAGACTTTTTATCATTTTTTAGTCTCCGTCTTTTCCAAATATCCTGGAACCAATCCTGATGCAACAGAGCCCCCTATATTTCCGACAACTGATGGTAAAGGATGCTGGGATACTGGTTTTGTAATTGTCCAGACACCGGTCGGCACCCATTCATACTGTTTAGTTACGGGGTTAAGTATTTTATCCATTGGTACTTTGATTACGTTGCCTGTCGCATATCCGACTGTTGAACCCGCCTTACTCAACATCGTCGCGATAAAAGGATCATCACCGCTTATTTCCGCCTGATAATAACCGCCTGCCGCATTCCAGGCCATTGTTGGGTTATAACCTTTACCTGCCGTAATAGCCCCAATTAACCCGGAACCGATAACGTCTGATAATTTCACTTCACCTGTTGTTCCATACTGGATACCTGCACCTGCGGACATACCCACACCGACAGCAATAAGTTGCTCTTTAGTATTATTCATGGCATTAGTAATAATGGCCTTCCAACCCATTATTGCTACCGGCCAAGAAGTTGGGGTCATAATTACATCCATAACCCGATCGCCGTTCGTAATATTTTCCTTCAAAAATTTAAGATCCGAACCGTTAAGATATTTAACTATCGCCGCCGCATCCGGATCTTTAAGTTTCTCATCCAGCCTTACCTGATGTTTATCCGCATTCAGCGCAACGTTAGTTGCCGCCTGAACTAGTTCTTCCCAGCTCAAACAGGTAACACCGCCGCCGGTACAGGCTTCCTGAAGCTCCTTGCTGTTTTCATTACTGATGGCGATGTACTTCTCAGCAACCTTATTACAGTCACCACCCGAGGCTTTACAGTCCTGCATTTCTTTATCGAGCGCTCTGGCTTCTGTACTGCTCAGATAGTTATTCTCAACCGCATTCTTACCCGCCTGCGCGCCGGTCGCCGCTCTTGCAGTATCGCCCGTCGCCAATCCGCCTGCAAGCCCTGCTGCCAACTGACCGAGCGCGCTGACAACCTGCTTTTGATCCTCTGTCAGTTCGCTGGCCTTCTTGCCAGGATACATCGTGCTGAGGATCGCTCTGGCCATCAGCTCACCACCTGCAGCACCGGCTGCCCCCGCTGATGCGCTGTTACCTGCAAGCTGAGCCAGCACGGCACCTGCGACCGCATGAGCCATAGTATTGGCCAGGACGTTAGTCTGCTCGTGTCCATCGACAAATTTGCTGGTTGCGTGCTTGATTTTATTGGCGATATACGGTGCCATCCCACCCGCTGCGGCTGCGCCCAGATTACTTGCGCCGAGGCCGCCCAGAACGCCCGTTACTGCGGCTGCTGCCATTGAATAGCTGCCGCCGCCATTAAGAGAACTGCCTTTGACGGCATTGGCTTTATATTCCGACGACAATTTACTCTTACTCGCGCCGACGCTAAGCTCAATTTTGATCCCCGCCTCGCTCATATTGCCGTTGGCAAGAGCTTATCCGGGCTGCATGGTCTGTTTGCATGACATAGCCCAGCCTCTTTTTTAGCGATGACGTCTGAGCCACTGATGTGGGCATTATTACCGGCGATTAACGTGACGCTACTACTGTACTGCCCACAGCGCTGGCGCTCTGACTTTGGGTTGTGACGTCACGATTAAGCTGCTGGCGAGTAGAAGCACTGCCGAACGTCACGCCGATACTGCCGCCGCTCATCATGCCGCTCTTTTTAATTTCTTTCAGGCTGTGGCTATGCTGCTCTCCAGTGGCCGCAGCGATCGCGAGATCACGTCCTGCCTTACGCGCAACACTGTTATCGCCTACTGCGCTGGAACCCGTTACACCAAGATCACGTCCGGCGACGATCTGGCTGCCCGTGGTGTTAATAGTCTCAGTACTGGTCGCATCAATTTTTTGCCAGCAGTTTCCGAAACCGCACTGCGAGGTACCAGTAACGCTTTTACTTCCGGTAATGCGATATCATTCCAGGCATTCAGCAGCAGATCACCCCCGGCTTTGAGGTTAGCTATCGTTGCCCGCTTTGAGGGTCAGAGAGTCCAGTGAAGTGATGCTGGCCGCTGGTCCAGTCAGGGTTTCGGTATAAGATTTCTTCGTTCCCTTGCCGTTGTCTGCATCCAGGTGCCAGAGCTGTGAC is part of the Pantoea sp. Ep11b genome and harbors:
- the mtfA gene encoding DgsA anti-repressor MtfA, producing MFKWPWKTHNDRLVALPWQQGLAQPIFSPLSEAERQTLVALATRFLQQKKLVVMEGAELDELRSVRIALLFCLPVLELGLEWLDGFHDVLIYPEPFSVADQWQDEDGLVHSSPAVHAGQSWTQGPVVLNWLDIQDSFDLSGFNLVIHEVAHKLDARGSGYTSGVPMMPLRDVAQWEKDLRAAMAEIETEVELVGEQAATLDPYAASDPAECFAVLSEYFFTAPVLLAERFPSMYQHLQHFYQQDPLSRITAETAQSA
- a CDS encoding LysM peptidoglycan-binding domain-containing protein codes for the protein MSILDNIKNIGGELLNAVDKNVEDKPATAAGTRSYTVKSGDTLSAIAKQFYNDGAQYMKIFEANKGILSNPDHIAPGQVLTIPE
- a CDS encoding GlsB/YeaQ/YmgE family stress response membrane protein codes for the protein MGILSWVLFGLLAGVIARCIMPGKENMGIFMTIVLGIIGALIGGAVSTALGFGQVSGFNIFSIAIATVGAIIVLFVIHKIRACKQA
- a CDS encoding YidB family protein — protein: MSLLDTVLAMCGLNNQTSQEVRGVLEWVEQQGGLHTIVSHLQNGEYSEVVNSWLGDQQNVALSSDLVQKMINSEAIEQLAARMGINTSDALNLLVKYLPQLVDKASSAGVIDKKADLTGLVSQLTH
- a CDS encoding VENN motif pre-toxin domain-containing protein — encoded protein: MSSEYKANAVKGSSLNGGGSYSMAAAAVTGVLGGLGASNLGAAAAGGMAPYIANKIKHATSKFVDGHEQTNVLANTMAHAVAGAVLAQLAGNSASAGAAGAAGGELMARAILSTMYPGKKASELTEDQKQVVSALGQLAAGLAGGLATGDTARAATGAQAGKNAVENNYLSSTEARALDKEMQDCKASGGDCNKVAEKYIAISNENSKELQEACTGGGVTCLSWEELVQAATNVALNADKHQVRLDEKLKDPDAAAIVKYLNGSDLKFLKENITNGDRVMDVIMTPTSWPVAIMGWKAIITNAMNNTKEQLIAVGVGMSAGAGIQYGTTGEVKLSDVIGSGLIGAITAGKGYNPTMAWNAAGGYYQAEISGDDPFIATMLSKAGSTVGYATGNVIKVPMDKILNPVTKQYEWVPTGVWTITKPVSQHPLPSVVGNIGGSVASGLVPGYLEKTETKK